CAGCGCCCTGCTCGGTTTTATGGCACTGGTGGCAGAAGACCCGGATACCCGCAAACAGTTAATGGAAAAGGCTACAGCCTTTACCGGCTTTAACACCGAGCGCGATCCCCAGGCATTGAACTCCGACCTGTACGAAGCCGCCCTGACCGTGGCTATCCAGGATGCCGGTGAGGACTTCCTCGCACACCTGATTCAAGTGCGCACCGAGCTGGATGATCCACGCTTTGAAAACGCCAGTGCCAACGCCATCGGCAGCAGTAATAGCCCCAAGCAAATAGAGACTATCCAAAAGTTAGCACTCAGCGAACAGATGGGTCCGCGGGAGTCTTTTGCGCTGATTCGCTACGCCCTGGCGCAGCCGCTGGTGCAGGAGCAACACTGGGCTTGGCTGCGCAATAATTTTGTCCAGGTTGTGGATAAAATCCCCGCGCAGATCCGCCGCCATACACCCGCATTTGCCAATGCCTTCTGCGATAAAAAACAATTGGATGAATTGCAGCAGCTATTCGCCCAGCACGGCAAGCTGACGCCCGGCTACCAGCGCAGCCTGGCGCAGACTGAAGAGCGTATTCAGTTGTGTATGGCATTGCAGGAAAAAGGCCAGTCGCTGATGGAGGCTCTACCAAAATCGGTAGAGCTGGCAAATAAATAAACCGCTATATTTTGTTATTTGTCCCGTACAGGGTGAGGAGATTTCCCCACCCCGTACACGCTAAGCCTTCCAATCAATAACCTGTGCAGACACCCGAATATTGCACCGGTACCCTTCGATAGTTTTTTTCAGCTCTCGCTTTTACTGTGCTTGCGCAAGCGGAATGCCAGCCAGATCATGGGCAGGCCAAAGATAATGGCATAAGCCCCGATTACCCATACCAGTGCCAGGGCTCCGGCTCCAGGGCTGACCAATATTGCCAGGCCAAAAATTACCGAGAGTACACCGATCGCAATCAACAACCACTCGTTGTCGATTTCCTTGCGCAGTCGGATCGCTCCAACAATTTCAAATATTCCCCGCACCAATGCCCAGGCACCGATAAAAATCACCAGTACCAAAGCGGTTACCTGGGGAAACATAAAAGTCACAATGCCCGCAGCCAGGCTGATCAGGCCGGACACAATCAGCCACCAAAGAGGAGTGCTCGCATGCCGCCCCATAACTGCCGCCACCAAAGAAAAAATACCATCGAGCAGGGCATAGATACCAAAGAGAAAAACCAGAGTGAGTAGTGACAACCCCGGCCAGATAAATGTCAGCACACCGAAGATTACCGCGATAACACCGCGCAACAGCAGTAACCACCAGTTGGCGGAGAGCACCTTCAATATGGGGCCGGCGGGGATAGGAGAAGTATCAGTGGACATAAGCAGTCCCCGGGTTACAGATCAGCATTGAGTGAAGCGCCAGGCTGTGAAGCCTTGCAGAGCCGAACATATTTTCCCTGGAACCAGCAAAAATAAGGGAGCGGCGGCCCACGGCCGCGACCAAATAGTCGACTCTGCAAAGACTATGATCGCGCCGCAGGCCGCTAATTTCAGTGTAGCCCTTAACGACAAATAGGCGCAGAAATCTTGTAAAAGTG
The DNA window shown above is from Microbulbifer variabilis and carries:
- a CDS encoding HdeD family acid-resistance protein; the protein is MSTDTSPIPAGPILKVLSANWWLLLLRGVIAVIFGVLTFIWPGLSLLTLVFLFGIYALLDGIFSLVAAVMGRHASTPLWWLIVSGLISLAAGIVTFMFPQVTALVLVIFIGAWALVRGIFEIVGAIRLRKEIDNEWLLIAIGVLSVIFGLAILVSPGAGALALVWVIGAYAIIFGLPMIWLAFRLRKHSKSES